A stretch of Shewanella dokdonensis DNA encodes these proteins:
- a CDS encoding class I SAM-dependent methyltransferase: MDTILNAQRQHWDNSFCNNGDMFGAAASAPAQWAAVRLQQEGKSQLLELGAGQGRDTLFFAANGFVVNVLDYSSSGLAAIQAKAEHSGLASRINLTCHDVRQPLPLADNSVDACFSHMLFCMALTTAELQQLSREVLRVLRPGGLHIYTVRHTGDADYGKGIHRGDDMYENNGFIVHFFSRDKVALLAQGYQAAAVEEFTEGRLPRRLFRVTQRKA, translated from the coding sequence TTGGACACTATTCTAAATGCGCAGCGACAGCATTGGGACAACAGCTTTTGTAATAACGGCGATATGTTCGGTGCTGCTGCCAGCGCGCCTGCACAATGGGCGGCGGTACGCTTGCAACAAGAAGGCAAATCGCAGTTATTGGAACTGGGCGCAGGTCAAGGGCGCGACACCTTATTTTTTGCGGCTAATGGCTTCGTTGTCAATGTGTTGGATTACTCTTCGAGTGGGTTAGCGGCTATCCAAGCCAAAGCGGAGCACAGTGGGTTGGCATCGCGGATTAACCTGACATGTCATGATGTGCGCCAGCCATTGCCGTTAGCCGATAATAGTGTCGATGCATGTTTTTCGCATATGTTGTTTTGTATGGCGCTGACGACGGCGGAGCTGCAACAGTTATCCCGCGAAGTACTGCGGGTGCTGCGTCCTGGCGGTTTGCACATTTATACCGTGCGCCACACCGGCGATGCGGATTATGGAAAAGGCATCCATCGCGGTGATGATATGTATGAAAACAATGGTTTTATTGTGCACTTTTTCAGCCGCGATAAAGTCGCGCTGCTGGCGCAGGGATACCAGGCTGCGGCAGTAGAGGAGTTTACCGAAGGACGTTTGCCGCGGCGTTTGTTTCGGGTGACGCAGCGTAAAGCCTGA
- a CDS encoding ribbon-helix-helix domain-containing protein, whose translation MTFAAPGLGWDYQPAWGRNMCEIYSGTEAELFELQSRSVRIDGVVTSIRLEAVFWKVIEDIAKDASISVAEFLTRIHREVLLKRGDIGNFTSLLRVACTTYLNGGKRLTL comes from the coding sequence ATGACATTTGCCGCCCCCGGATTAGGCTGGGACTACCAACCAGCGTGGGGGCGCAATATGTGTGAAATCTATTCCGGCACAGAAGCCGAACTGTTTGAACTGCAATCCCGCTCGGTGCGGATTGATGGCGTGGTCACCAGCATTCGCCTCGAAGCGGTCTTTTGGAAAGTGATTGAAGATATTGCCAAAGATGCCAGCATTTCGGTGGCGGAATTTCTCACCCGCATCCACCGTGAAGTGCTGCTAAAACGCGGCGACATAGGGAATTTCACCTCACTGTTGCGTGTTGCTTGCACCACTTATCTCAATGGTGGCAAACGGTTAACGCTATGA
- a CDS encoding DJ-1/PfpI family protein codes for MAKVLIIAGDFVEDYELMVPFQALSMVGHQVSVVCPDKSAGDKIKTAIHDFEGDQTYTEKPGHLFTLNADFAGSNADDFDALLLPGGRAPEYLRLNAQVIALVQAFAQQQKPIAAICHGAQLLAAAKVIKDKKISAYPACAPEVALAGAEYADIEVDQAVTDGLFVTAPAWPAHPAWLAQFNKLLA; via the coding sequence ATGGCTAAGGTATTGATTATTGCCGGTGACTTTGTAGAAGACTATGAACTTATGGTGCCATTTCAGGCGCTTAGCATGGTGGGACACCAGGTGAGTGTGGTGTGCCCCGACAAATCAGCCGGAGACAAAATAAAAACGGCCATCCACGATTTCGAAGGCGACCAGACCTACACCGAAAAACCGGGGCATCTGTTTACCCTGAATGCTGATTTTGCTGGCAGCAACGCCGATGATTTTGATGCACTATTACTACCCGGTGGCCGGGCCCCAGAATATCTGCGGCTCAATGCCCAAGTCATCGCGCTGGTACAGGCATTTGCTCAGCAGCAGAAACCGATTGCCGCCATCTGCCACGGGGCACAGTTACTGGCTGCGGCCAAGGTGATAAAAGACAAGAAAATCTCCGCCTATCCCGCTTGCGCACCAGAAGTAGCATTGGCTGGCGCCGAATATGCCGATATCGAAGTCGACCAGGCCGTTACTGACGGTTTATTTGTAACCGCGCCAGCTTGGCCCGCACATCCCGCCTGGCTAGCGCAGTTCAACAAACTGCTGGCTTAG
- a CDS encoding gamma-glutamyltransferase family protein yields the protein MMTVEVSVQSKVLTIPNYGAAVAPHQDAAASALRVLQDGGNAVEAMVAAAATIAVVYPHMNSIGGDGFWLIAAPGQAPVAIEACGVAAALADIQFYQQQGLKQVPVRGPLAANTVAGTVSGWQLALDYSQQSLSGHGNLSLARLLDDAIRFAQQGSTVTTGLARCLLAKQQELGQFSAFSQLYMPQQQPLPSGALFQQPALARSLTLLAQNGLDDFYRGELAALIATELAQAGSPLRLADLQQFHARQVVPLALELPSGTVYNLPPPSQGLVSLLILGLLSQPHLSGCRDDETAFIHQVVEATKQAFDVRDRCITDPDYMSVAPQSLLSHSALAELASRISMTSARPWNKGKGPADTIWMGVVDRHGVAVSFIQSIYHEFGSGLILPQSGITWQNRGSSFSLDPAALNPLMPGRRPFHTLNPALARLNDGSVMPYGSMGGDGQPQTQAIVFERIINRGMSPQDAIAAPRWLLGRTWGQTSDTLKLENRVAASTLEHLRALGHDLEIYPPYDDMMGHAGAIRRFSSGAVEAGYDPRSDGGVALA from the coding sequence ATGATGACTGTTGAGGTTTCTGTGCAATCAAAGGTTTTAACCATTCCGAATTACGGTGCCGCAGTCGCACCACACCAAGATGCCGCTGCCAGTGCTCTGCGCGTATTACAAGATGGCGGTAATGCGGTCGAAGCTATGGTGGCCGCCGCCGCGACCATCGCGGTGGTCTACCCGCATATGAACAGTATTGGCGGCGATGGTTTTTGGTTGATTGCCGCCCCCGGACAAGCACCTGTTGCGATAGAAGCTTGTGGTGTTGCGGCGGCATTAGCTGACATTCAATTCTATCAGCAACAGGGTTTGAAACAGGTGCCAGTGCGTGGCCCTTTGGCCGCTAATACCGTGGCAGGCACGGTTTCTGGATGGCAATTAGCACTGGATTACTCTCAGCAGTCGCTATCTGGGCATGGCAATTTATCGCTCGCGCGGTTACTGGACGATGCCATTCGTTTTGCCCAGCAGGGCTCCACAGTGACAACAGGGTTAGCCCGTTGCTTGCTGGCCAAACAACAGGAACTTGGTCAGTTCTCGGCATTTTCTCAGCTATATATGCCGCAACAACAACCGTTGCCATCGGGGGCGCTGTTCCAGCAGCCTGCGTTAGCGCGCTCTCTCACTTTATTGGCACAAAATGGTCTGGATGATTTTTATCGAGGCGAGCTGGCGGCGTTAATTGCTACTGAATTAGCACAGGCCGGCAGTCCGTTAAGATTGGCCGACTTGCAGCAGTTTCATGCCCGCCAGGTGGTGCCGTTAGCTCTTGAACTGCCGAGTGGCACAGTTTACAACCTACCGCCGCCATCTCAGGGGTTGGTATCGCTGTTGATCCTAGGGCTGTTGTCGCAACCGCATCTGAGTGGTTGTCGCGATGATGAAACTGCTTTTATTCATCAAGTGGTTGAGGCAACCAAACAAGCATTTGACGTGCGTGATCGTTGTATTACTGATCCCGATTATATGTCGGTAGCGCCGCAATCCTTGTTGAGTCATAGCGCATTAGCCGAGTTAGCCTCTCGTATTTCAATGACATCTGCCAGACCGTGGAATAAAGGTAAAGGCCCGGCAGATACTATCTGGATGGGCGTGGTTGACCGCCATGGGGTTGCCGTCAGCTTCATTCAAAGTATTTATCATGAATTTGGCAGTGGTTTGATACTGCCGCAAAGCGGTATTACCTGGCAAAACCGTGGCAGCAGTTTCTCGTTAGATCCTGCGGCATTAAATCCGCTCATGCCGGGGCGTAGACCCTTCCATACGCTTAACCCCGCACTGGCACGACTCAACGATGGTAGCGTGATGCCTTACGGCAGTATGGGCGGCGATGGTCAGCCACAAACTCAGGCTATTGTTTTTGAACGCATTATTAATCGCGGCATGTCTCCTCAAGACGCTATTGCAGCCCCAAGATGGTTATTGGGACGGACTTGGGGACAAACCAGCGACACCCTGAAGCTGGAAAACCGCGTTGCAGCCTCCACGCTAGAACATCTTCGTGCTCTGGGGCACGACCTCGAAATTTACCCTCCCTATGACGACATGATGGGCCACGCCGGTGCGATCAGACGTTTCTCATCGGGAGCCGTCGAGGCGGGTTATGACCCACGCAGTGACGGTGGTGTGGCACTCGCATGA
- the oxlT gene encoding oxalate/formate MFS antiporter: MSIGTLLSGMSWILTSQVDSLSMLYLVYGCVGGLGTGIVYVGVVGLMVRWFPHSRGFAAGMVAAGYGMGAIVTTFPISISLKENGLEQTLWMFGILFAVVGFIASQGLKMPSENSNDVAADNSSRILQGKRHYRPTEMLKHPLFWLMFLMMAVMSTSGLMVVSQMATFAADFGITQVTVLGMAALPLAMTIDRFTNGLTRPLFGFVSDRFGRENTMFIAFALEGCAMTLWLVCKDNALLFVLLSGVVFFGWGEIFSLFPSTLTDTFGTRYATANYGWLYTAQGVGSFLGGPLAAMVYQHTGGWNLVFSMAIGADFLTAALALWVLKPWRKRFIEANQH, from the coding sequence ATCTCCATCGGCACACTATTGTCCGGTATGAGCTGGATCCTCACCTCTCAGGTGGATTCTCTCAGCATGTTGTATCTGGTCTACGGCTGTGTAGGTGGGCTCGGTACCGGGATTGTTTACGTGGGGGTTGTCGGGCTGATGGTACGCTGGTTCCCTCATAGCCGGGGATTTGCCGCAGGTATGGTGGCGGCGGGTTACGGTATGGGTGCCATTGTTACGACTTTTCCTATCTCTATCAGTCTTAAAGAAAATGGCTTGGAACAAACCTTGTGGATGTTTGGTATTTTGTTTGCTGTGGTGGGGTTCATTGCCAGCCAGGGCTTGAAGATGCCCAGTGAAAACAGCAATGATGTTGCTGCCGATAACAGCTCCCGCATCTTACAGGGGAAACGGCATTATCGGCCGACAGAAATGCTGAAACATCCGTTATTCTGGCTGATGTTTCTGATGATGGCGGTGATGTCGACTTCAGGGCTTATGGTGGTATCGCAGATGGCGACTTTCGCGGCTGATTTTGGTATCACTCAAGTGACTGTATTGGGCATGGCGGCATTGCCATTAGCAATGACAATTGACCGGTTTACCAATGGCTTGACTCGGCCACTGTTTGGTTTTGTCTCTGATAGATTTGGCCGTGAAAACACCATGTTTATTGCGTTTGCCCTCGAAGGTTGTGCCATGACCTTATGGTTGGTATGTAAAGACAATGCATTACTGTTCGTGTTACTGTCTGGCGTGGTATTTTTCGGCTGGGGCGAAATCTTTTCACTGTTCCCGTCAACCTTGACCGATACCTTTGGTACCCGTTATGCCACCGCCAATTACGGCTGGTTATATACCGCGCAGGGTGTGGGTTCTTTCTTGGGCGGGCCGTTAGCCGCCATGGTATATCAGCACACTGGCGGATGGAACTTGGTGTTCTCCATGGCGATTGGCGCAGATTTCCTGACCGCGGCGCTGGCGCTGTGGGTACTGAAACCCTGGCGCAAACGTTTTATAGAAGCTAATCAGCATTAA
- a CDS encoding GntR family transcriptional regulator has translation MITLTDSAPRSLSQAERAYRELREAVFAFRLLPGDRFTESDVARQLGCSRTPVREALTRLQNENLVKCYFRSGWEVVPIDFTVFTNLYETRSLIEVHAVEQLCLGADARVDRGVIDRLGLLWRLPKAEQVTDISQAAALDEDFHLELVRAAGNDELVAILSNITARIRIMRRLDFEFDRRIYQTYDEHVALLDLIAAGRTVAAKAYISEHIEDGHREVSRITVQRLQQARVKSLG, from the coding sequence ATGATCACTTTGACCGATAGCGCTCCGCGCAGCTTATCTCAGGCTGAGCGGGCGTACCGTGAATTACGTGAAGCCGTATTTGCTTTTCGCTTACTGCCTGGCGATCGTTTTACTGAAAGCGATGTTGCCAGACAGCTCGGTTGTTCCCGCACACCGGTGCGGGAAGCGCTAACTCGGTTACAAAATGAGAACCTGGTGAAATGCTATTTTCGCAGTGGCTGGGAAGTTGTCCCCATTGACTTTACCGTGTTCACCAATCTGTACGAAACCCGTTCCTTGATAGAAGTACATGCCGTAGAACAGCTATGTTTGGGGGCGGATGCCCGGGTTGATCGTGGTGTCATCGATCGACTGGGGTTGTTATGGCGCTTACCTAAAGCGGAGCAAGTGACGGATATTAGCCAAGCTGCTGCGTTAGATGAAGATTTTCATCTGGAGTTAGTGCGCGCTGCTGGTAACGATGAGTTAGTGGCGATTTTAAGCAATATTACCGCACGCATCCGTATTATGCGGCGGTTAGACTTTGAGTTTGATCGTCGTATCTACCAGACCTATGACGAACATGTGGCCTTGCTCGATCTCATCGCCGCAGGACGTACGGTGGCAGCAAAAGCCTATATCAGTGAACATATTGAAGATGGTCATAGGGAAGTGAGCCGTATTACGGTGCAGCGTTTGCAACAGGCGCGCGTTAAGTCGCTAGGTTGA
- a CDS encoding DnaJ C-terminal domain-containing protein, producing the protein MAFKDYYQILGVARDATDKDIKRAYHRLARKFHPDVSKETDAESRFKEVKEAYDVLHDVQKRAAYDQYGADWQNAQQAESQGFHHYQYQGNSAGEQPFDFDDVFQSMFGGRAHTQGGRQRSRAHFDFPGEDLRARIQIDLEDSYRGTTRSITLGSDSGGQARTLNVRIPRGVLPGQHIRLAGQGNPGMGSGANGDLLLEVSFRPHPLYRVEGRDVYLTLPVAPWEAALGATVTVPLPEGSIDLKIPANSANGRRLRLKGKGIPGKDSGDFYVELSVVLPAANSAAAKQAYHTFQETLDFDPRANWGGRA; encoded by the coding sequence ATGGCGTTCAAAGATTATTATCAGATCCTGGGCGTCGCCCGTGACGCCACAGATAAAGACATCAAGCGGGCGTACCATCGTCTTGCCCGTAAATTTCACCCAGATGTCAGCAAGGAAACCGATGCAGAGTCGCGCTTCAAAGAGGTAAAAGAAGCTTACGATGTGTTGCACGATGTCCAGAAACGTGCGGCCTATGATCAATATGGTGCCGATTGGCAGAACGCGCAGCAGGCGGAATCGCAAGGCTTTCATCACTACCAATATCAGGGCAATAGCGCCGGTGAGCAGCCGTTCGACTTTGATGATGTTTTCCAATCAATGTTTGGTGGCCGTGCACACACTCAAGGTGGCCGTCAGCGTTCTCGGGCTCATTTTGATTTTCCTGGCGAGGATCTGCGGGCGCGGATCCAGATCGATCTGGAAGACAGTTATCGTGGCACAACCCGTAGCATCACTCTCGGCAGTGACAGCGGTGGGCAGGCCCGCACCTTGAACGTGCGTATTCCTCGCGGTGTGCTGCCGGGGCAACATATCCGTCTGGCAGGCCAGGGCAATCCTGGCATGGGGAGCGGTGCCAACGGTGACCTGTTGCTGGAAGTCTCTTTCCGACCCCATCCCTTGTATCGAGTCGAAGGTCGCGATGTGTACCTGACCTTGCCGGTAGCACCTTGGGAAGCTGCGTTGGGGGCAACGGTTACTGTGCCATTACCGGAAGGCAGTATCGACCTAAAAATCCCGGCTAATTCGGCCAATGGTCGGCGCTTGCGCTTAAAAGGCAAAGGGATCCCGGGCAAAGATTCCGGTGACTTTTATGTGGAACTGAGTGTGGTATTGCCAGCAGCCAACAGCGCTGCTGCTAAACAGGCTTATCACACTTTCCAGGAAACACTGGACTTTGATCCTCGGGCCAATTGGGGAGGCAGAGCATGA
- a CDS encoding chaperone modulator CbpM translates to MSKELLTLYAAEVLDEHCKLTLAQLCRASHLAPEQIFELVEYGVVEPRGKRPTHWRFSGVALTRIHRARRLEQDLGLNTAGAALALDLLDELQQLRARIRRLEGQDD, encoded by the coding sequence ATGAGTAAGGAATTACTGACACTATATGCGGCAGAAGTGCTAGATGAGCATTGTAAATTAACCTTGGCGCAACTTTGCCGCGCCAGCCATCTGGCCCCAGAACAGATTTTCGAGCTGGTGGAATACGGCGTTGTTGAACCTCGTGGCAAGCGACCAACGCACTGGCGTTTCAGTGGCGTAGCATTGACCCGCATCCATCGGGCACGCCGTCTTGAACAGGATTTAGGCTTAAATACTGCTGGGGCGGCGTTGGCGCTGGATCTGCTAGATGAGTTACAACAGCTGCGAGCGCGGATCCGGCGGCTGGAGGGCCAAGATGATTGA
- a CDS encoding zinc metalloprotease HtpX, with product MIDQVRWQQHSWRNRWHSALLLLGMAVFMALLGWLFAGSGGLLLLLLGGLLLWGLRRSISPLTVMRLYRASPLMPAQFPALWQLLQQLSQRAGLTQLPQLFLLPGPLLNAFSIGSQQRPLIAITEGALQQLEWHELAGVLAHEISHIRSNDLQVMALADMFSRGTSLLSTMGQLLLLLNLPLIMLGFASINWWAILLLLLAPALSVLAQLALSRTREYDADLNAVQLTGDADGLANALAKIERQQQSWLRRLLVPGQVTSLPAALRTHPQTRERILRLQALKQQPWFQQHEVLSPLWHRPRD from the coding sequence ATGATTGACCAAGTGCGCTGGCAGCAACATTCGTGGCGCAATCGCTGGCATTCGGCACTCTTGTTGTTGGGAATGGCAGTGTTTATGGCGTTGCTGGGCTGGCTATTTGCGGGCAGTGGTGGCTTGTTGCTATTACTGCTTGGCGGCCTGTTGCTGTGGGGGCTTCGCCGTTCGATCTCACCTTTGACCGTAATGCGGCTGTACCGGGCGAGCCCGTTAATGCCCGCCCAGTTTCCGGCATTGTGGCAGTTGTTGCAGCAGTTGTCTCAACGTGCCGGATTAACGCAGTTGCCGCAACTGTTTCTGCTCCCCGGGCCGCTACTGAATGCGTTTAGCATCGGTAGCCAGCAACGGCCATTAATTGCCATAACGGAAGGCGCATTGCAGCAGCTTGAGTGGCATGAATTAGCCGGAGTTTTGGCGCATGAGATCAGCCATATTCGCAGCAATGATCTGCAAGTGATGGCGCTGGCGGATATGTTTAGCCGTGGGACTTCATTACTGTCAACCATGGGACAGCTATTACTGCTGCTCAACTTGCCCCTGATTATGCTGGGTTTTGCCAGCATTAACTGGTGGGCAATCTTGTTACTGTTGTTGGCTCCGGCACTCAGTGTGCTGGCGCAACTGGCCTTGTCCCGAACCCGTGAGTACGATGCGGATTTGAATGCGGTGCAGTTGACCGGCGATGCCGATGGCCTTGCCAACGCGCTTGCAAAAATTGAGCGGCAACAGCAGAGCTGGCTGCGGCGCTTACTTGTGCCTGGGCAGGTGACATCACTGCCAGCTGCATTGCGCACCCATCCGCAGACTCGCGAACGGATCTTACGTTTACAGGCACTCAAACAGCAGCCTTGGTTTCAGCAGCATGAAGTGCTATCACCTTTGTGGCACCGACCACGTGATTAA
- a CDS encoding DUF4382 domain-containing protein: protein MSYRHWLTMSACALLTACGGGSSNEPAPAPQPTETGTLSLAVSDAPMSGVTAVGLHLHELVMTDGNGVEHRYSLGDMTMNLLDYPGKLSHTVVDNMDVPVGSYHNVYMTVVQGDGNNGCYVEDGQGRHALQVQDGQLPLMDFSVAAGQHYGYTMEVDLYLGLQHDNQYDYNLNHDGMWAVNNMSMGHLLGEMDPQWVAQCEADNAALAPVGSVFTHLAYLYPATVTSMSQMADVSATPAAGSTAPIAVAPLRQDDQGNWYFGMGFLPAGTYRVGYSCLGHLDDPQVDDTTNGSFSMYADAGSVTIDAGTTGGTETVHRCGMGNGGHHGG from the coding sequence ATGAGTTATAGGCATTGGCTAACCATGTCAGCATGTGCATTGCTGACAGCTTGTGGCGGCGGTAGCAGCAATGAGCCTGCTCCAGCGCCACAACCCACGGAAACCGGTACGTTATCATTAGCGGTCTCTGATGCGCCAATGAGCGGCGTAACCGCCGTTGGGTTACATCTGCACGAATTGGTGATGACTGACGGCAATGGCGTGGAACACCGTTATTCATTGGGTGATATGACCATGAATTTGCTGGATTATCCAGGCAAACTCAGTCACACAGTCGTTGATAATATGGATGTGCCTGTCGGCAGCTACCATAACGTTTACATGACCGTGGTTCAGGGCGATGGCAATAACGGCTGTTATGTGGAAGATGGACAGGGCCGTCATGCCTTACAGGTACAAGACGGCCAATTACCACTGATGGATTTTAGTGTGGCTGCCGGTCAGCACTACGGTTACACCATGGAAGTGGATCTGTATCTGGGGCTGCAACATGACAACCAGTACGACTACAACCTGAACCACGATGGTATGTGGGCGGTAAACAATATGTCCATGGGGCACCTGTTAGGCGAGATGGATCCGCAATGGGTGGCGCAATGTGAGGCTGACAATGCGGCATTGGCGCCAGTGGGCAGTGTATTTACCCATCTGGCATATCTTTACCCGGCCACTGTAACTAGCATGAGTCAGATGGCTGATGTGTCTGCAACCCCGGCGGCTGGCAGTACTGCGCCGATAGCGGTGGCACCGCTACGGCAGGATGACCAGGGCAACTGGTACTTTGGCATGGGCTTTTTACCCGCTGGAACCTACCGAGTCGGTTATAGCTGTTTAGGCCATCTGGATGATCCACAAGTGGATGATACGACGAACGGCTCCTTTAGCATGTATGCCGATGCTGGTAGTGTCACCATAGACGCCGGAACAACTGGCGGCACCGAAACCGTCCATCGTTGCGGTATGGGGAATGGCGGGCATCACGGCGGATAA
- a CDS encoding LemA family protein has translation MSSLLVLVILLAAAVLAVIVIHNSIIGRYNATQRAWSDVIAQERQKNKILPSLEQVAAQYSEYEKGLLEKVTALRSALAALSSDTIDTKSLAKAEGHMSEVVKGLNIAVEAYPELKANELFSKLMHEITEQQENIGAAVRIFNRNVELFNTGIEVFPNSMINNMFTHKHRLDTFDDSEASAGFEYKPNF, from the coding sequence ATGAGTTCTCTGCTCGTGTTAGTCATTTTGCTTGCAGCAGCAGTGCTGGCAGTTATCGTGATCCACAATAGTATTATTGGCCGTTATAACGCCACGCAGCGCGCCTGGAGCGATGTCATTGCGCAAGAGCGGCAAAAGAACAAGATCCTGCCATCGCTGGAGCAAGTGGCGGCGCAGTACAGTGAATATGAAAAAGGCTTGCTAGAAAAAGTCACCGCACTGCGCAGTGCCTTGGCAGCGCTTTCCAGCGACACCATCGACACTAAAAGCTTGGCTAAGGCTGAAGGCCATATGAGCGAGGTAGTTAAGGGCTTGAATATTGCTGTTGAGGCCTACCCGGAGTTAAAAGCCAATGAACTGTTCAGCAAACTGATGCATGAAATCACCGAGCAGCAAGAAAACATCGGCGCGGCAGTACGCATCTTCAACCGTAATGTTGAACTATTCAACACCGGTATTGAGGTGTTTCCCAACAGCATGATAAACAACATGTTTACGCACAAGCATCGGCTGGACACATTCGATGACAGCGAAGCATCAGCCGGATTCGAATATAAGCCCAACTTCTAA